AGCCTTTTTGTCACATCCAACGATGTCTTCATTTCATGACGGTAAGCGGCCTTATCGGCTTGAGCACGCACAGCCTGGACTGCAGGTCCCTTTCGAGTATTGAGCATGCGGAACTGAATACCGGCCTTATCTGTGTTCCTGGCCATTTCTCCACCAAGAGCATCTATTTCCCGTACGAGATGTCCTTTCGCTATACCACCGATGGCCGGATTGCATGACATATGTGCAATTTTATCCGGTTCCATAGTCAGTAACATCGTTGAACAACCCATGCGAGCGGCCGCAAGAGCAGCCTCGCATCCCGCATGGCCACCTCCGACCACAATGACATCGTAGGATCGATCGAACGTTTGGATCAGCATGGCCAATGTTCCACGTGGAACATATCAGTTGTACTTTTTGCTTTCATAAAAATCATTTAATTATTAATTACCTATGTTCCAATTCATTTTCCAATGCAAAAATTTTTGAATATTTTTTCGAGAAGATCGTCTGTAGTAGTCTCTCCGGTAATCTCCCCAAGTCGATCGATCGCGGTTCTAATATCAACAACAATTAATTCAGGCGGTGCGTTTCTATCGATAGATTCAATGGCATCTTGAAGCGACATTTTTGCATGAGTTAATAATGACTTGTGTCTATAATTAATCATGGCTTCGCGCTCTCCGCATGTCACAATGCCGCTCCGTATTTCTCTCACGATGGCCTCTCGGAGGTTGTCAAGCCCTTCTCCGGTACGCGCCGAAATACAGACAATTTTTTCGGCATGATGATTTTGAACCAGAAACCCCACCTGATCCTGACTCCGAGCATTTTCCGGGAGGAGATCAATCTTTGTGCAGACAATCAACCGTCTTTTCTCATCCGTCTCTTCAATTAACCTCTGCTCTTCCTCGCCGAGTTTTTGGCTTAGGTCTAGAACTAACAAAATGAGATCCGCCTCTTTAATGGCTTGACGGGTTCGTAAAACACCCTCTCGTTCCACCAAATCCTCCGTCTCCCGTAATCCGGCCGTATCCATGATGCGAAGAGGAAGGCCGCCTAGATTGAGATAGTCTTCTATAATATCGCGGGTTGTCCCTGGAATTGGGGTTACGATCGCCCGGTTTTGCAGGAGCATCGCGTTGAGCAAACTGGATTTCCCGGCGTTCGGGCGACCGACGATCACGGTTGCAATCCCTTCTCTCAAGGCTTTACCGCTCGTCGCTGTTTTAGCAAGGGCATCCGCCCCGTTGACGAGGTCGGCAAGCAGGGCCCGCATCTGACCTTGATTTAGGAACTGAAGATCTTCTTCTGTAAAATCAATTCCGGCCTCGATCTCCGCTAAAAGCCGGACGGCGGATTCGCGTAGATGTCTGATTCGGCGATGTAGTTCGCCGCCCAATTGTGCGAGCGCAGCCCGCTGGCCCGCTTCGGTCTTCGAATGAATCAAATCCATCACGGCCTCGGCCTGAGTCAGATCGATCCGACCGTTGAGAAATGCCCACTTCGTAAACTCCCCCGGGTCGGCCAGTCGTGCGCCTTGCTGCATTAAAACATCCAAAATCCGATGAAGGAGGAGTGGTCCACCATGGCCGTAAATTTCCACCGTATCCATGCGGGTGTAGGTTCTGGGCGCATGCATGACCGCGAGCATCACCTCATCCAGTCGTTCTCCGATGAAGGGATCGCGTATCACCCCAAGATGGATCGTGTGACTGGCCAGTTCGTTTACGGCGAGGCCGCTCCTGGGCTCAAAAACCTGTGCGGCAATCTCGATGGCCCGCCCGCCGCTGAGGCGGATGACTCCGATGCCTCCCTCCCCAACGGGGGTCGCGATCGCGCAGATGGTGTCTCCCGAAACGAGTCTATGACTTTTCTGGACCAGCTGCGGGCGTTTTTCCCGGCTCTTTTTTTCCGGACTCCTTTTCATGTTTGGTCTCAAAATATTTCATGGTGAAATACTGCTGACTCACGGTCAGGACATTGTTCGTGATCATGTAGAGGACTAACCCGGTGGGGAAATTTAGAAATAAGAAGGTCATGAGTACGGGCATCATCAGAAATATCTTGGCTTGGGTGGGATCCATGGTGGTGGGTTGCATCTTTTGCTGGATCAGCATGGTGAAGCCCATGATGATGGGAAGGACAAAATAGGGGTCTTTGTCGGCCAGATCATGAATCCAGAGAATAAACGGGGCCTGACGAAGTTCGATGGTTGTGTAGAGCACGTTGAACAGCGCCACGAAAACGGGGATTTGGAGAATCATGGGAAGGCATCCCCCAACGGGATTGACCTTGTTCTTCTGGTACAATTCCATCATCTCGCGCTGCAGGCGTTGCCGATCCTCCTTGTATTTCTTCTGCAGCGCCTGCAGCTGGGGTTGAAGGGCCTGCATCGCCCTCATCGACCGATAGCTCTTGTGCGTGAGGGGAATGAACAGCACGCGAACGCCGACGGTCAACAGGACGATCGACACGCCATAGTTCCCGGTGAAACCGTGAAGGAACTGCAGAATATAGAAAAGCGGCCGGGCGATCCACCGGACGATGGCCCAGCTGCCATAAATAAACCATCCGAAATCGACCGTCTCCTCGAGTCCGACCCCGAGGGCTTTCAGGCGCTGGTGTTCCTTCGGTCCCGTGTAAAGGAGGAGGTGGTTGATCGCGGGGCCGGCTCCCGCGGACTTGAATTCCAATTCGGTATTTACCGATACGGGGGACAACCGGCTGACCACCGCCGCGCCGGCCCCGGTCGTGATCGCCGCGGCAATAAAGTACTTGTCCTGCAGCGCCGTCCAGGCAATCGGGCCCTCGTGGCGGACTTCCTTTTCCATTTTGGCCGGATTGTCTTTGACCAGCTCTCCACCGATATCGGTAACGGGTCCGACGAACCCGACGAACCCTCTTTTTTGTCCCCAGTCGGTGATGCCGAAGTTGCGGCCGATTGAAAACAGGTACCGATCGGGAACGCCTTCCGTTTCGATGTCCAGGCCGATCCGGTAACTGTCGCTCCAAAAGGAAACCCGTTTTGAAACGCGAATGCCCGTGTCGGGGTCCTGGAAGCGGAAGGCGACGGTGCCCGTCTTGTTTTGTTCATCGAGCGTTAGATCGTGGCCGTCCACGGTATAAAGCCCGCGGTCCATGCGCTCATTCAGTCCGGCATCCGGCGTTTGGATTGAAAAGGCCGGGGGCGCGCCGGCCCCCTCTTG
Above is a window of Nitrospiria bacterium DNA encoding:
- the mnmE gene encoding tRNA uridine-5-carboxymethylaminomethyl(34) synthesis GTPase MnmE, whose amino-acid sequence is MKRSPEKKSREKRPQLVQKSHRLVSGDTICAIATPVGEGGIGVIRLSGGRAIEIAAQVFEPRSGLAVNELASHTIHLGVIRDPFIGERLDEVMLAVMHAPRTYTRMDTVEIYGHGGPLLLHRILDVLMQQGARLADPGEFTKWAFLNGRIDLTQAEAVMDLIHSKTEAGQRAALAQLGGELHRRIRHLRESAVRLLAEIEAGIDFTEEDLQFLNQGQMRALLADLVNGADALAKTATSGKALREGIATVIVGRPNAGKSSLLNAMLLQNRAIVTPIPGTTRDIIEDYLNLGGLPLRIMDTAGLRETEDLVEREGVLRTRQAIKEADLILLVLDLSQKLGEEEQRLIEETDEKRRLIVCTKIDLLPENARSQDQVGFLVQNHHAEKIVCISARTGEGLDNLREAIVREIRSGIVTCGEREAMINYRHKSLLTHAKMSLQDAIESIDRNAPPELIVVDIRTAIDRLGEITGETTTDDLLEKIFKNFCIGK
- the yidC gene encoding membrane protein insertase YidC gives rise to the protein MEKRFILFLVLSFTIMMAYPYVVEKLGLVPSSPGLGQPEKAAEKQDFAQPPSGVVGAKPLAIPVSPREEQTIQINTPLYHAGFSSRGGKLVVFELKKYTGLDRKTPIKLYQEGAGAPPAFSIQTPDAGLNERMDRGLYTVDGHDLTLDEQNKTGTVAFRFQDPDTGIRVSKRVSFWSDSYRIGLDIETEGVPDRYLFSIGRNFGITDWGQKRGFVGFVGPVTDIGGELVKDNPAKMEKEVRHEGPIAWTALQDKYFIAAAITTGAGAAVVSRLSPVSVNTELEFKSAGAGPAINHLLLYTGPKEHQRLKALGVGLEETVDFGWFIYGSWAIVRWIARPLFYILQFLHGFTGNYGVSIVLLTVGVRVLFIPLTHKSYRSMRAMQALQPQLQALQKKYKEDRQRLQREMMELYQKNKVNPVGGCLPMILQIPVFVALFNVLYTTIELRQAPFILWIHDLADKDPYFVLPIIMGFTMLIQQKMQPTTMDPTQAKIFLMMPVLMTFLFLNFPTGLVLYMITNNVLTVSQQYFTMKYFETKHEKESGKKEPGKTPAAGPEKS